ATGACCGACGCAGGCGAGGGTGCCATCCCGGACATCGTGCCGGCTGGCGGCGTCGACGAGCGCCGCAAGCGGCACCCCTCGCACCGGACGGGGGCAGGATGCTCGTAACGCCTCGAGGGAGCGGTCCGGGTTCGCCGAGACCACCGCGATGACGGGCTCGGACCCCACGGTCCGAATACGGGGCGGGAGCGCCGGCGGCAGCGACTGCGTCGGCTGGACGACCTGAACGGGCTGCCCGCGCCACCACCCGCGCCCGGCGGGAGCGCGGTCATTATGCTCGCCGCGCGGAGCGCCGGAGGCGTGGTGGTCGTCACAATCAAGGGCGCGTAGCTGCAGGCGTGCGCCGAAGCGCCCGGCAAGGAGACGGCCGGCGCTCGAGGCGGTGCCCACGGCGACGGCGGCACCGCCGCCTCGCTGGTGGAGGGCACGCAGGGCGGCATCCAATCGGGCGAGAAGCTGCGTCGCGTGCTCGGGCGACTCGGCGTCGATCAGGTCGGCCAGCCCGTCTACCAGCAGCAGCTGCGGCTGGCTCGACGCCGCCGAACCGGAGGCGATGTCCGTGAGGACCTGATGCGCATCGGCGAGGCTGTGCGGCAAGAGCGTTGCCTCCCAGCCGATCTGCCGCGCTTCCGCGGCCAGCTGCGCCAGCGCGGTCGTTCGCCCACTCCCCGAACACCCGAGGATCGCCAGCGCGCCGTCGCGGCGCGGATGCCAGCTCGCCGCGCTCCAGCGCTGGGCGGCGACGTCATCGATCAGGCCGACGAGCAGGCTCCCCTCGGCCCGGGAGTGGCGCCACCCATCGACGACTTCCGGCTGCGTCGGAGACAGCTCCGACGGCAAGACCGGCGCCCAGGGCGGATCTGCGCGTGCCGACGACGCCGCACTCGCCACCGCGGCGATGTCCGCGGGTGCGACGAGACCGACCTGGGCGGCGAGCAACTGCTCACTCGTGCGAATCACCGCACGACCGCGGGGCGCAGCGGCGACGGACGGGGCGTCACCGCCCAGCAGCGCGCGAGCGTCGGCGGCATCCGTGGTGCGGAACAGGACGCGGATGGCGCAGTTGACCGCCACCGTGTCGTGCACCACCCCGCTCGGACGCTGCGTGCACAAGACGAGGTGGATGCCGAGCGAGCGGCCTCGCGCCGACAGGTCGGAGAACACCGCCTGCAAGGCGGGATGTGTCGCCACGAGTGCGGCGTACTCGTCGACGACGATCAACAGGCGGGACAGCCCCGAGGCGAGCTGAGCGATGTCGCGGACGCGCTCGCGTGCGAGCACACGCTCTCGACGCTCGATCTCCGCCCGAAGGCTTGTGAGCGCACGCGTCGCGAGCACAGCGTCCAGATCCGTGATGACGCCGACCGTCGAGGGCAGCTCGGCGAGGTCCTGGAAGGTGGCCCCGCCCTTGAAGTCGACGTACAGCACGGACCACGCACCCGGGTCCGCTGCCGCCGACAGGGCGAGTGCGCGGAGGAATTCGCTCTTGCCGCTTCCGGTGGCGCCCCCGACGAGCACGTGCGGGCCGTCGGTGATGAGGTCGAGTGTGACGGTGCCGGCCGCTCCGAGTCCGACGGCGAGACCCGGGGTCGACTGGCCATCGCGGGCCGCCGCCCACTCACAGCGCTCGGGCAGCGCGGCAGCTCGAGCGCGGGCGTTCCTCGCCTCTTCGTCGGCGAGGTACGACACGACCGCGTCCGCTGCGACGCGCTCGCCGCCGGGAAGCACGATGTCGAGGCGCGCGAGCCCGGACACCGAGATGGTCGTGCGAGCGCGCCCGTCAGACGGCGACCCGTCCGGCACCGCGCGGTCACCGAGTCGTGCGCGGAGGCGCTCGGCGATGAAGCCGGACCCGTGCACCTCGACCGGGCCCGGCGGGACGCGGACGGGAAGGCGCGGGTTGCGCGCGGCACGGGCGTGCAGGGCGCGCAAGCGCTCCCGCACGGATTGCTCGGGATGGGCATCCACTGTCGGGGCGCTCCCGGCGATCGTGCTTGCGCCCGGCGCCGCTCCGACGACGGAGCCGCCGTCACCCGGTGGTGTCGCGAACGCGCGTTCCGTCTCATCGCGGTGCGCACGCTCGATCGCGTGTTCCGTTGCCGCGCATTCGAGCGCGAAGCGCTTGTCCTCCTCACGCGCGTGTCGACGCGCTGCCCGGCGGGATTCGAGAGCGCTCGCGACCGCGATGATGGGGCTAAGGGCGGCGAAAACGAGCACATACGGCGATCGAATGATGGCCCCGATGACGACCGCCGCGATCAGGGGCGCGATCACCGCGATCACCGGAAACGGGGCGCGCGGGGATGCTCGGGGCGGCTCGGGATACGTGATCGTCACCGGCTCACTGCATCACGGCGTCGACGCGGCCGACGCCGGCGACCTCACGACGAGGGCACAGCTGTCGCGACCGCGGGGGTGGGGAGGAGCGATCAGCCGAGGATCATGAACTGGTCACCCATGTCCACGCGGGTGCCGCGCGCGATGTGATACCGCCTGCCGGGCTCGCAGTAGCGCGGCAACTGGCCGGGTTCGCGCAACACCGTGCCGTTGCCGGAGTGTCGGTCGCTCACCCAGAACATGCCATCGTCGTGCCCGAATTCGAGGTGCGTCTTCGACATCGAGCGGGTGGGGTCGCTCACGATGACGATGTGGTCGATCGCCTCCCCCGGCTCGGGCCGCGGGTTGCGGCCGAGAAGTCCCGTTCCGATCACCGACACGCTCTCGCCGGTGCTGAACTGCAAGACGAAGCGCACCGGCTCAGCCCGTACCTCGGGCTCGGGTTCCGGCTCGGGTTCCGGCTCTGGCTCAGGCTCAGGCTCCGGCTCCGGCTCCGGCTCCGGCTCCGGCTCCGGCTCCGGCTCCGGCTCAGGCTCAGGCTCACGAACGATCGCCGGCGGAGGCGCATCGATCGGCACGCCGAGCCGCGTCCCACACTCGCCGCAGTAGCGGTCGCCCGGGAAGGGCACCGTGGCGCACACGGGGCACGGGGCCGGAGAGGCGGGCGGCGTGCTCACGCCCACGGAGCGTCCGCAGCGACCGCAGAATTGCGCGACCGGGGGCAACGCCGCCCCGCAGTGCTCGCACGTCATCCGCGTTCCTTCCGTCGCCCTCGCCCGCCGCTTCGGTCAGAATAGCGGCGCAGCGAACGCGTGGATACGGCGGCGCGCAGGCGCTCGCGGCGGGTGGCCGAGTCGCGGAAGGTGCGGCGTACTGCGTCGACGGCGCTCCACACCCTGGCTGCCTCGTCCGGGTTGGGCTCGTCGGGGGCGTAGACCGCGCGATCGGCGACCCGCGCGAGCACGAGCACGGAGGGCGCCCCGATGGCCGCAGCGCGCTCACGCCGCGTCCCCGTCGGGGGCACGGCGATGCCGCGATCGGTCGCGTCGTCGACCACCTGCATCCACCCGGCCAGGATGCGCGTGGCGGGGTCGCGCGCGCGACGGCGCCGGCGACGGCGACGCGCCTTGATCGCCAGAATCGCGAGGACCGGTGTGAGACCGAGCAGGATCAGCCCGAGGACCGCGCCGCCGATCTGCAGGGCGAGAAGGAGCAGAGGGTCGAGCCCCGTGGCCTCATCGCGCTCGTCGAGGTCGACGTCGGGCGGCGCCTGTTCGTCGGGCGGGGGCGCGTCTTCGAGGGGAGGTTGCACGGCGGGCTGTGGCCGTGTGATCGGTGTCGTCTCGTCGGAGTCGGGCGGCGGCACCTCGCGGCGCGGCGGCACCACGTCGACGGCCACCCAACCGCGTTCGAGAGTCGACACCTCGATCCACGCGGTCAGGTCGCGCTCGCGGAACGCCGCGGGGTCCACCGGCGGTTCGCCGCGGTCATCGCGCACACCCTCGATGAAGCCGAGCACGACGCGCGAGGGGAACCCGATCTCCCGAGCGGCCAGGGCCGCGAGAGCTGCATACTGTTCCGCGTCCCCGACCATCGGGGTAGCCGTGACCAACTCGTCGAGGCGATCAATGGAGTGCCCCGGCCTGCTCGGCGCCTCGTCGTCGTCGGTTCCGTGAGACAGGAAACCGTCCGATTGCAGCCGCTCAACGACGGCCGCGAGCCTCGCTCCCTCCCCCTCGATCGCCTGGATGGTGGGGCTCAGCCAGTCACGCAGCTCGTCGGGCACGCTCACGATCGCGGGAACCGCGGCGGCGCCCGGCGACACGGTCGACAGGTCCACCTCCTCGACGGGCGCCGGGATGACGTCGAGGCGATAGCGCAAACCGGCGGGAGCGCCACCCACGAGGACTGCGCTGTCGGTCACCGCGTTGTAAACCACGCGGTCGCGCACCGCCGGCGCATCCTCACCACGGATCGTCACGTCGACGAGCTGGCCAGTGGACGGCAGCCACGGCCCGAACGCCCTGCCGAGGGAAAGCTCGACGGCCGCGACACTGGCCCCCTCTGGAACGTCTCGCCGGGCGGGCACCCGCACGAATCGGCCGGAGGCGCTGTCGACGCTGTCGCTGCCCACCGCGAAGACGACCCCGTCGTAACTGTCCAGGACGGCGACGCGCACTCGCTCCCCGTCGGGCAGTCCCTCAGCGGTGAGCGCGATGGCGTCGGCTCGCTCCGGCTGGAACGACGCGCGATACGCGGCGAGCGGGCTGGGAGTGGCGAAAGGGTCGAACGGTTGATCGACAACGGTGCGGATGACTGTCCGCTCATCCGGCGGCGGGATGAGCGCAATAAGGCCTGCGCCTGCTCCTCCCGCGACCAGTACCACCATCACGGCCGAGGCGAACTGCCGCACCGCGCCCCCGCGCCCCCGGTCGACGCTGCCAATGAGCGCGTCTGTGCGGCGGTGCCGACGCCACACCGCGAGCCAGAGCAGGAGGACCAGCAGTAAGGCCAGGGTGGTGCTGATCGGCCACACGACGCTTTCCGGCCCGAAGGCGAGAACGAGGGGATAGCCGATGGCGGGAATGGCCACGGCCGTTGCCGGACGGCGGGCGCGCAACGCCACGGCGACGGTCGCCGCACTCCCGACGAGCAGGCTGACGAGCGCCGGCACGAGGAGCGACTGATAGGTGCCGACGGGAAGGTCGATGGTGACGAGTCTCGTCCAGCCGAGCGCGACGGCAGAGATCAACTCCAGCAGTCCCTCGGGCTCGGGGAGGACGCCGTAAAGCGCCCGGGAGGGAACCGCGAGCGGAACCCCCACCACGACGAGTGCGGCCGTGACCGCGAGCATGAGTCCCCAGGCCGGCCAGCGGAGCGCCGTTGCGACCACCGCGAGCGCGCAGCCGAGCGGGATGGCGACGGCGGCCACCACCACGAAACCGGGGTCGCGGTACACGGGCCACCAGGCGAACGCGATGACGGCCCACGCCGCCATCGTGAACAGCACAATGCTCACCAGGATGGCGGGTCGCGGGAGCACAGACGCTGACGAGCGGCTCGGCGAAGGACTCACTCGGTCTCGCCTCCCCGGATGGCGCGTCGGAGATCGGTGAGCGACCCCACGGTGAGGACGGTCAAGGAACCGAGACTGCGCCGGCCCGGCACTGTGTCGGGGTCACACTGCACCGCAATGACCTCGACGGAGGCAGGAAACGCTGCGGCGGCCGTGCGCAGGCGACGCGGTGCGACCGTGGAGCCGACCACGAGGATCGCGACCGACACGCCCGGCACAGCATCGGAGGCGAGGCGCGCGACGTCGACGACGCCGAGAGCCGCTGGTCCGTGTTCGACGACGGCGAGCTCGTCCAGCAGGCGGTTGGGGGTGAGCGTCGGCAGCGGCCGGACGGCGACGACGGCCCGCTTCGCGAACTCGGGAGTGATCTCGCTGACGAGAACGTCGACATCACGAGCGTCACGAATAGCGCGCGCGCCGAGGCTCGCCGCCGCACTCACGCCGAGCTCGAACTCGGCGTCGGAACCGAAGTCGACACTCGCAATGCTCAGGGCGAGCAGCATGCGACTGCGACGGGTCTCCTCGAACTGCCGCACCATGAAGGTGCCGGTCTTCGCCGACGACTTCCAGTGGATGTGGCGGCGATCGTCTCCGGGCACGTATTCGCGCAGCGCATGAAACGCCAGATCGCTCACGGTCAGGTCTCGGGTCGGCCGGCCCTCGAGGTCGCGCACGAGCCCACTCGACGTCGATGGCACGTCGATGGTGCGCGGGTGGATGATGAACTCGGCCGCATCGGCCCAGTGGTATTCGCGACGCACGAGCCCCACGGGATCAGCCCGAACGGTCTTCACCGGCCCCACCGTCAGGCGGCCACGACGATCGGTCGGGAGAGCGACGGACGGCTCGACCCGATCGCCCGGGCCGATGCCGGGAACCGCGATGGGGACGATGCGCTCGCCGACGGGCAGGTCGACGACCGTGCCGAAGGAGCGCCGTGAGGTGGGGTTCGTCACGACCAGCCGGGCGTGCGCCTCGTCACCGACGGCGACGCGAACCGGCGGCGGAACAAGCTGGAAGTGCAGTCGGATCCTGCCCACCAGGTACGCGACGGCGACGATCGTGAGCGCCACGCCGACGGCACCGGCGAGGACGAGTTCCGTCCAGCCCCAGAGATACCCCGCCCCGAGCGACAGAGGCGCGACGGCGATGACGACCCAGCCAAGGGGGGTCACCACGGAGGAGGCGGCGCGGCCTGCACGGGACGCGACACGGCCGACGGCGCGACCGGCGCGCACGACAGTGACCAGAGCATCCGCCGACCAGCCCGTCCGCTCGCCGACGAGCCGGGTGCGCGCAGTGGTGACCGTCGACCCCCCGGAGGAGCCGGTGACCTCCCGCGTAACGGTCGACCGCGGTGACGACCCGTCGGTCACACGGCGACCCGGTCGCTCGGCGGGGCGGTCTCCACGACGACCTGAGCGATAACGGACGCCTGCGTGACGCCGTCGAATTCGGCCTCGGGGTCGAGAACGAGTCGGTGCGCGAGCACCGGTTCGGCGAGCGACTTCACGTCGTCGGGAATGACGTAGTGGCGTCCGTCGAGGGCCGCGAACGTCTTCGCGCACCGCACGAGCGCCAGGGCGCCACGGACGCTCGCCCCCAGCCGGACGTCGGGATGCGCGCGGGTCGCCTCCACGAGACGCGCGACGTAGTCACCGATCACCGGATCGACATGCACGGTGCGCGCCGCATCGATCATGCTGCGCACCGTGTCGAGGTCGATGACCGGCTCGAGCACCGTGGCGCGCGGCCCCGACGCTCCCGCGAGGATTCTCACGGTCGACGCGTGATCGGGGTAGCCGATCGCCGTGCGGATGAGGAAGCGGTCGAGCTGCGCCTCCGGTAGACGGTAGGTGCCAGCCTGTTCGATCGGGTTCTGGGTGGCAATGACCAGGAAGGGCGCGTCGACCGGGTGGGTCGTACCGTCGATCGTGACGTGCCCCTCCTCCATCACCTCAAGCAACGCCGACTGCGTCTTCGGGCTGGCCCGGTTGATCTCATCGGCCAGGACGACGGTCGCGAACACGGGGCCGGGGTGAAAGGAGAACTCGCCACTGCGCTGGTCGTAGACCGTGATGCCCGTGATGTCGCCCGGCAGCAAGTCGGGGGTGAACTGCACGCGCTGCGTCGTGCCTCGAATGCTCTCAGCCAGCGCCCGCGCGAGCGAGGTCTTCCCCGTCCCCGGCACGTCTTCGAGCAGCAGGTGCCCCTCGCTCAACATCGCGGTGAGCCCGAGGCGCACAACGTATGACTTGCCGAGGAGCACCGATTCGACATTGGTCACGATCCGCTCGGCGAGGCCGGAGAACCACTGCGCCTGCTCGGGGGTCATCGTCATGGCGAATTCCTTCGTCGGTGTCGGTGCTCAGTCACGGTCGGTAGATCCGGACAAAGCTCGTGCCCCCCACGCTAACGGTGACCTCGAGGCGAGGGTCGGAGGACGGGGGCGCGGCGATCTCACACGATCCCGATTCGATTGACAACGGCTCGTCGTCGGGCCGAGCGCGACAGAGGTACTCGACGGACGAGTAGGCGGGACGGTTCGCCTCATCGATCGGAGTCCAGGTGATCGTCGCGGTGCGTTCGGGCGCGGGGCCGTCCGAGAAGACGAACGTTGGCTGAACGTCGATCAGTACGGCGACCGGAATCGAGAAGGTGCTCGACCATGGACCACAGTTGAGAGCACCCACATCTCGGCACACGCGAACATCGACGCCGAGCTGGCGGCCGTAGTGGCGCGTACCGTCTTGCGGCGTAATCGGCAGTGCCGACGGCGTCGATGGTGTTGTGCTCACGCCGTCACCGACGTAGCGGTACTGGATGAACGGTATGGGCTCGCCCGGAACGTTGGTCGTCACCGCCGTGATTCGTGTCTCCCACCGTCCCGGGGCGAGCTCCTCCCCGCCCGCGGTGGTTATCGCCGTGACGCGGCCAGGTTGGGCGACGGTCCGCGCAGTGGTTTCCGGACTCTGGGTGCATCCCTGGCCGTTGTGCGCGTAGACGACCACACGGTACGTGCGATCGCCCGCGAGGCCAGAGATCGTGTGCTGCGTCACGTCGCCTCCGACGCGGGTCGTGCCCGCCGGCGGGGACAGCGTGGGCGCACCCTCCTCAACCCCCGTCACCTCGCAACGCGGCGCAGACTCACCGCCGTCCGTATGCCATACGTAGAAGCGGTCGATGGGGCGACCGTTCGACCCGAACGCGCCAGCCCAGTCGACGCGGACCGTCTGTCCATCAGCGGGGCTCGCGGGGTTTCCCGACTGCTCGGCGGTCGGCGTCGCCAGACTGAGCGGCGCGCCCGCCGGGGTGCCCGAGGTCTCCGCGCTGTTCCAGTTGGTCAGCGGTCCGAACGCGTCGTTACGCGCGCTCACCGTTATGGTGTAGCTCGTGCCGTTCTGCAGAGCTCCGGTGTCCACTACGTTCAGCCAATACGGCGTGCCGACCGGGTCGCCCGCCGACACCGCGACCTCGCGCGTCACCGGCCCCACGGTCACGATGTAGCGCCGGATGGGAGATGCCGACGCGGGCTGATCGGGTTTCGTCCACCCCACCCGCATCCCGCGGTCCAGCGGCGACCGCGTCAGCGTGTCGGGTGCAGGCGGCACGAGGTCCGACCACACGGGGTCGGGAAGGGCGGTCGGCGCGCTCGGGCCCTGCGCGTTGACGGCGGACACCGCGATGCGTACGCGGTTGTCCGGCCCGTTGCCGGGCGTCGGAACGGTGCAGGGCGAGGCAGAGCAGGGCACGGTGGCGGTCACCGCGCCGTCCGCGACGCGAGTGACGACGGCGTCGAAGCGCTGGACGGGAGCGTTGTTAGAGCTGCCGGGTTGCCAGGCGAGCACGAGGGAGCGGTCGGCGAACTCCTGCACTCGCAGCCCCGTCACCGGGTCGGGGACGTCTTGCACAGAGATCCGCACGCTCCCCCAGACGTACCGCTCGGGGTCATCGGTGGCGTCGGCGACCTGGTATTCGAGCACGGTGTCGCCGGGCGATGCCGTCGACGCGACCGTCACTTGCAAGCGCTGGCCGTCGGCACTCGGCTGAATGGTGACACCCGCGGGTATGCGCGCGTTGTCGAGCCCGCGAATGTCGATAACCCGCAGCGGGACGGACGGGAACGGATTCGTCGCCGCATCGTTGGCGAGCACGTCGACCGTGGTCGTCTGGCCGCGCGGGGCAATGGCAGCGTCGTCAGCGGGCCTGGCGAGCGGTCGGGTCGACGGAACGACAAGCACATCGATGCGGCCCGGGGTGCCATCAGCGGCCGCGTCCCGCACGCCAACCGTCGCGCCGAGCCTGGTCCCGCGGGGCACACCCGGTGTGACACTGACGATCGCGCGCTGCCCGACGATGTCGATGGTGAGGCCCTCGGGCAACGACTGCGTCAGCCGGTACTCGAGTTCGTCGAGATCGTCGGGGTATGGGTAGGAGGTGACGCGAACGAGATCGAGCTCACGGCTACCGCCCGGCTCCAGTTCGATCGTCGCGCCGACCAACACGGGCGGCTGGTTCTCGCGGGGCGCCACCTCGATGGGCAGGACGATCGTCGCGACGCGCCCGTCGGGATCGGTCGGCGACACGCCGTCTGTGACCTCGAACGACAGGGATGCCGGACCGAAGTACAGGTCGCTCGAGCGGAATCGCAGCGTCTGCGAGTCGACGACGAGCGACGAGCCGTCGGAGTTCGATGCGCGCACCGTTGCGGTGTCGGTCAGCTGCACCTGTCGCCCGCCGACCGCGATCACGAAATCGTTGATCGGGATCGTGATGGCCTGCTCACTCACCACGCGGATACGCGGCGCGCGACGATCGAGCTGCGGCAGCGCGTCGGCAGTTCCCGGTACCCAGATGAACGCGGTCCCGGTCACGGAGGAGTCCGCCGGATGAACGAGCGAGAACGGGATGATCTGACGCCGCTCCCCCACGGCGACACGAATCCGCCGGTCGGGCAGCACCGTGCCCGCCTGTTCGAAGCCTGGGACCATGCGCACGCCGAGCGCGCCCACGTCGCCCTCGGCGAAGAACGCGCGCGCCAGCACGTCGACATCGACGGTCTCGCGATCGAGGATGTCCGACAGCGACAGCACCACATCGCGGGCTGTCGGAGCCAGCAACGGCGCGTCGGCAACGACATTGACGGTGACGAACGCCTGTGATGCTCCCCCGAACTC
The sequence above is a segment of the Microcella alkaliphila genome. Coding sequences within it:
- a CDS encoding AAA family ATPase — translated: MTMTPEQAQWFSGLAERIVTNVESVLLGKSYVVRLGLTAMLSEGHLLLEDVPGTGKTSLARALAESIRGTTQRVQFTPDLLPGDITGITVYDQRSGEFSFHPGPVFATVVLADEINRASPKTQSALLEVMEEGHVTIDGTTHPVDAPFLVIATQNPIEQAGTYRLPEAQLDRFLIRTAIGYPDHASTVRILAGASGPRATVLEPVIDLDTVRSMIDAARTVHVDPVIGDYVARLVEATRAHPDVRLGASVRGALALVRCAKTFAALDGRHYVIPDDVKSLAEPVLAHRLVLDPEAEFDGVTQASVIAQVVVETAPPSDRVAV
- a CDS encoding double zinc ribbon domain-containing protein, which gives rise to MTCEHCGAALPPVAQFCGRCGRSVGVSTPPASPAPCPVCATVPFPGDRYCGECGTRLGVPIDAPPPAIVREPEPEPEPEPEPEPEPEPEPEPEPEPEPEPEPEPEPEVRAEPVRFVLQFSTGESVSVIGTGLLGRNPRPEPGEAIDHIVIVSDPTRSMSKTHLEFGHDDGMFWVSDRHSGNGTVLREPGQLPRYCEPGRRYHIARGTRVDMGDQFMILG
- a CDS encoding FtsK/SpoIIIE domain-containing protein, with protein sequence MTITYPEPPRASPRAPFPVIAVIAPLIAAVVIGAIIRSPYVLVFAALSPIIAVASALESRRAARRHAREEDKRFALECAATEHAIERAHRDETERAFATPPGDGGSVVGAAPGASTIAGSAPTVDAHPEQSVRERLRALHARAARNPRLPVRVPPGPVEVHGSGFIAERLRARLGDRAVPDGSPSDGRARTTISVSGLARLDIVLPGGERVAADAVVSYLADEEARNARARAAALPERCEWAAARDGQSTPGLAVGLGAAGTVTLDLITDGPHVLVGGATGSGKSEFLRALALSAAADPGAWSVLYVDFKGGATFQDLAELPSTVGVITDLDAVLATRALTSLRAEIERRERVLARERVRDIAQLASGLSRLLIVVDEYAALVATHPALQAVFSDLSARGRSLGIHLVLCTQRPSGVVHDTVAVNCAIRVLFRTTDAADARALLGGDAPSVAAAPRGRAVIRTSEQLLAAQVGLVAPADIAAVASAASSARADPPWAPVLPSELSPTQPEVVDGWRHSRAEGSLLVGLIDDVAAQRWSAASWHPRRDGALAILGCSGSGRTTALAQLAAEARQIGWEATLLPHSLADAHQVLTDIASGSAASSQPQLLLVDGLADLIDAESPEHATQLLARLDAALRALHQRGGGAAVAVGTASSAGRLLAGRFGARLQLRALDCDDHHASGAPRGEHNDRAPAGRGWWRGQPVQVVQPTQSLPPALPPRIRTVGSEPVIAVVSANPDRSLEALRASCPRPVRGVPLAALVDAASRHDVRDGTLACVGHPDDWQRDWAAFAHARREAVIAFDGCDMSDLRALVSARIQPPPIDQRDLWVIEPGGGSTPEVLRARWSPPSSDVAH
- a CDS encoding transglutaminaseTgpA domain-containing protein, whose product is MSIVLFTMAAWAVIAFAWWPVYRDPGFVVVAAVAIPLGCALAVVATALRWPAWGLMLAVTAALVVVGVPLAVPSRALYGVLPEPEGLLELISAVALGWTRLVTIDLPVGTYQSLLVPALVSLLVGSAATVAVALRARRPATAVAIPAIGYPLVLAFGPESVVWPISTTLALLLVLLLWLAVWRRHRRTDALIGSVDRGRGGAVRQFASAVMVVLVAGGAGAGLIALIPPPDERTVIRTVVDQPFDPFATPSPLAAYRASFQPERADAIALTAEGLPDGERVRVAVLDSYDGVVFAVGSDSVDSASGRFVRVPARRDVPEGASVAAVELSLGRAFGPWLPSTGQLVDVTIRGEDAPAVRDRVVYNAVTDSAVLVGGAPAGLRYRLDVIPAPVEEVDLSTVSPGAAAVPAIVSVPDELRDWLSPTIQAIEGEGARLAAVVERLQSDGFLSHGTDDDEAPSRPGHSIDRLDELVTATPMVGDAEQYAALAALAAREIGFPSRVVLGFIEGVRDDRGEPPVDPAAFRERDLTAWIEVSTLERGWVAVDVVPPRREVPPPDSDETTPITRPQPAVQPPLEDAPPPDEQAPPDVDLDERDEATGLDPLLLLALQIGGAVLGLILLGLTPVLAILAIKARRRRRRRRARDPATRILAGWMQVVDDATDRGIAVPPTGTRRERAAAIGAPSVLVLARVADRAVYAPDEPNPDEAARVWSAVDAVRRTFRDSATRRERLRAAVSTRSLRRYSDRSGGRGRRKERG
- a CDS encoding DUF58 domain-containing protein → MTDGSSPRSTVTREVTGSSGGSTVTTARTRLVGERTGWSADALVTVVRAGRAVGRVASRAGRAASSVVTPLGWVVIAVAPLSLGAGYLWGWTELVLAGAVGVALTIVAVAYLVGRIRLHFQLVPPPVRVAVGDEAHARLVVTNPTSRRSFGTVVDLPVGERIVPIAVPGIGPGDRVEPSVALPTDRRGRLTVGPVKTVRADPVGLVRREYHWADAAEFIIHPRTIDVPSTSSGLVRDLEGRPTRDLTVSDLAFHALREYVPGDDRRHIHWKSSAKTGTFMVRQFEETRRSRMLLALSIASVDFGSDAEFELGVSAAASLGARAIRDARDVDVLVSEITPEFAKRAVVAVRPLPTLTPNRLLDELAVVEHGPAALGVVDVARLASDAVPGVSVAILVVGSTVAPRRLRTAAAAFPASVEVIAVQCDPDTVPGRRSLGSLTVLTVGSLTDLRRAIRGGETE